The nucleotide sequence CTACTTTCCCTTGCCTCATCCGGGGAGCTGAAAACCCGTCAGGACGTCACTGAGGCGCTGGAAAGTGCGGGTTTTGAGGTGGTGCGCACCACGAAAAGCAGCATCAGCATTGCCGACCCTGACGGGGGGCGAAACATCCGACTGAAGGGAGCCATCTATGAACAGTCTTTTAACGCTGGCGAAGGACTTAGAGCAGAAATCGAAAGCGCAGCAGCAGACTACCGGCGAGATGCTGAAAGCCGCATTCAGCGAGCACGAGAAGTCTGTCAGAGCGGAACTGAGCGAAAGCGAGAAGAGAATCAGCGCCGCCATCCTCGACCACGACCGGAAGCTGTCCTCAGCCATGAGCCAACGCACGAAAGGGATGCTGCGTATGATCAGCCAGACGTGGCTGACCATAGTC is from Cryptosporangium minutisporangium and encodes:
- a CDS encoding MbeB family mobilization protein; translated protein: MNSLLTLAKDLEQKSKAQQQTTGEMLKAAFSEHEKSVRAELSESEKRISAAILDHDRKLSSAMSQRTKGMLRMISQTWLTIVLVSALLIASSAGILWWQGQQILDNYTTIQEQKSTQAMLSEKNNGVQLTTCGEERRR